The following proteins come from a genomic window of Candidatus Krumholzibacteriia bacterium:
- a CDS encoding CapA family protein: MTRILTILLSLSLCVGLTLASTVIEDFESGSVILESYPGQDQAPSSWELTTLNTWDNSDYALRIFGNSWKQQMIPPFSLQDSMTLQLAVYVEGIGEMQAIGIGDGSRELLYTVSGDQLPQASKWWTVYQGAFSPYEWKTYLLPVGEDWRATWGEGGATIDRLFYINDDDAGPSGATVFDAILDVSADLPVAPVAEIQRLIRHSQRVSPNRVRLGIQFLGLVSDPDSESHDFAWDFGDGTFSSEQNPWHEFTVEAGHPYTVTLEVFDPEGLSGVDSCKVAVDSGEGDLPLTVNFVGDIMTGRSYESPGGIIDTHGIEALFAPTMPIFGDAADLSVCNLEVSYTDQGSPHPTKSVVFRSRPENIEGVVYAGVDLANLGNNHIIDYGEAGMLQTQALLDSVGIPWVGAGTDDYFALRPKILGRKGLSLAFLSMCNRDGRLWNYQPFLDAGRSKPGFGSLIPKNLEKALEESRPVADLSILQLHSGSEYETAPPDRAGHFHGKPPIEVSVIHEDDEPFHFRVEPSEGDRALRRMAIDMGADAVINHHPHVLQGFESYQGKLIAHSLGNFIFDLYYPETMPTMVLTMEIAAEGIVGYRFTPSWIDDWIPQPVTGNLAREIRDRLADYSRDMGVLVSPLPGSVEGRIHLNPDEVNSTVFPATVTTTLQEQGTYYQSPPLELPGEGCLSRLVSVEGLSQWEVSWGREILWHGGFEEEGASFWDDNTADEWLDDTESWKGQRSLALRRESGAGSSVGTDLEKHLPCDPEKRHSARGFLKAQNADGAKMMFRFYEGRYSSSPLSSTDLALPLSGDSDWQEQFRELATPVNASYFEMRCHLEEATSGIARAWFDELACIEWEPWQPGPLALEIPAPNNYRYLQIRSSSAPSGSVVLHFEETLFGSPFTSSLPPELPARATLLAPWPNPFNPQTRLRLKIPEGGGRVDLSIHDVRGRRILDLHQGTLEGGSHDFLWTGRDKSGRRLPSGIYLARLKTESGDLQSRKLVLLK; encoded by the coding sequence ATGACAAGAATTCTGACAATCCTGCTTTCCCTGTCGCTTTGCGTCGGGCTCACCTTGGCTTCGACTGTGATCGAGGACTTTGAGTCGGGTTCCGTCATTCTCGAAAGCTATCCCGGGCAGGATCAGGCGCCTTCTTCCTGGGAGCTCACGACGCTGAACACCTGGGACAACTCCGACTACGCGCTTCGCATCTTCGGCAACAGCTGGAAACAGCAGATGATCCCGCCTTTCTCCCTACAGGATTCGATGACCCTTCAGCTTGCCGTCTATGTGGAAGGCATCGGCGAGATGCAGGCCATCGGTATTGGGGACGGCAGCCGGGAGCTTCTCTACACGGTTTCAGGAGACCAACTTCCCCAGGCCAGCAAATGGTGGACGGTGTATCAGGGGGCATTTTCTCCCTATGAATGGAAGACCTACCTCCTTCCCGTCGGGGAGGACTGGAGGGCGACCTGGGGAGAGGGTGGAGCCACGATCGACCGTCTCTTCTACATCAACGACGACGATGCAGGGCCGAGTGGAGCCACGGTCTTCGATGCGATTCTGGATGTGAGTGCAGATCTGCCGGTGGCACCGGTGGCGGAAATCCAGCGATTGATCAGGCACAGCCAGCGGGTTTCCCCCAATCGTGTTCGACTGGGGATCCAGTTTCTCGGACTGGTCAGCGATCCGGACTCGGAGTCTCATGATTTTGCCTGGGATTTCGGGGACGGGACTTTCAGCAGCGAGCAAAACCCCTGGCACGAGTTCACCGTGGAAGCGGGGCATCCCTATACGGTGACTCTGGAGGTTTTTGACCCGGAGGGGCTGTCGGGAGTAGACAGTTGCAAGGTGGCCGTGGACTCCGGTGAGGGAGACCTTCCGCTTACGGTGAACTTTGTGGGAGACATCATGACGGGGCGTTCCTATGAAAGTCCCGGCGGCATTATCGACACTCATGGGATCGAGGCTCTCTTTGCGCCCACGATGCCCATCTTCGGGGATGCCGCGGACCTCAGTGTCTGCAACCTGGAAGTTTCCTACACGGATCAGGGATCCCCGCATCCGACCAAGAGCGTGGTTTTTCGAAGCAGGCCGGAGAACATTGAGGGGGTTGTCTACGCGGGTGTCGATCTTGCGAATCTTGGCAACAACCACATCATCGACTACGGGGAAGCGGGAATGCTGCAGACCCAGGCTCTGCTGGATTCGGTGGGGATTCCCTGGGTGGGAGCGGGCACAGATGACTATTTCGCCCTTCGACCGAAGATCCTCGGGAGAAAGGGTCTCTCTCTCGCCTTTCTTTCCATGTGCAACCGCGATGGGCGTCTTTGGAACTACCAGCCTTTTCTCGATGCGGGACGAAGCAAACCCGGTTTCGGTTCTCTGATTCCCAAGAACCTGGAGAAGGCGCTCGAAGAGAGTCGACCGGTGGCGGATCTGAGCATCCTTCAGCTACACAGTGGGAGTGAGTATGAGACGGCCCCCCCGGATCGAGCGGGGCACTTTCATGGCAAGCCGCCGATTGAGGTCAGTGTTATTCACGAAGACGATGAGCCCTTCCACTTTCGCGTGGAGCCGAGCGAGGGAGATCGCGCGCTTCGACGTATGGCGATCGACATGGGCGCAGATGCAGTGATCAACCATCACCCTCATGTTCTTCAGGGTTTCGAGAGCTATCAGGGGAAACTGATTGCCCACAGTCTCGGCAACTTCATCTTCGACCTCTACTACCCCGAGACCATGCCGACCATGGTCTTGACCATGGAAATTGCTGCGGAGGGAATCGTGGGATATCGTTTCACGCCCTCCTGGATTGATGACTGGATTCCCCAGCCTGTTACGGGGAACCTGGCTCGCGAAATTCGGGATCGTCTGGCGGATTATTCCCGGGACATGGGCGTTCTGGTTTCTCCCCTTCCCGGTTCCGTGGAGGGTCGCATCCACCTGAATCCTGATGAGGTGAACAGCACGGTGTTCCCGGCGACAGTGACCACCACCTTGCAAGAGCAGGGAACTTACTATCAGAGCCCGCCTCTGGAACTTCCCGGCGAGGGTTGCCTTTCAAGGCTGGTTTCCGTGGAAGGTCTTTCACAGTGGGAGGTCTCCTGGGGGCGGGAGATTCTCTGGCATGGAGGATTTGAAGAGGAAGGGGCCAGCTTCTGGGATGACAACACGGCCGACGAGTGGCTTGACGACACCGAGTCCTGGAAGGGTCAGCGCTCTCTGGCGCTTCGCCGGGAGTCCGGCGCAGGGTCCTCGGTGGGAACGGACCTTGAGAAGCACCTTCCCTGCGATCCTGAAAAGCGACACAGCGCGCGCGGCTTCCTGAAGGCCCAGAATGCCGATGGCGCGAAAATGATGTTCCGCTTCTACGAGGGTCGTTACTCCTCTTCGCCACTGAGCAGCACGGATCTGGCGCTTCCCCTTTCGGGGGATTCGGACTGGCAGGAGCAATTCCGTGAACTTGCAACTCCTGTCAATGCGAGCTATTTCGAAATGCGATGTCACCTGGAAGAAGCGACTTCAGGCATTGCTCGCGCATGGTTTGACGAACTGGCCTGCATCGAATGGGAGCCCTGGCAGCCGGGCCCTCTTGCTCTGGAAATCCCGGCTCCGAACAACTATCGCTATCTTCAGATTCGCTCGTCTTCAGCACCGTCCGGTTCGGTGGTGCTCCATTTTGAGGAAACCCTCTTTGGCTCGCCCTTTACTTCTAGCCTTCCCCCGGAACTGCCTGCTCGAGCAACCCTGCTCGCGCCCTGGCCGAATCCCTTCAATCCGCAAACCCGCCTGCGCCTGAAAATCCCAGAAGGCGGGGGCCGGGTCGACTTGTCCATCCACGATGTCCGCGGGCGGAGGATCCTGGATCTTCACCAGGGAACCCTGGAAGGTGGAAGCCATGACTTCCTCTGGACGGGCAGGGACAAGAGCGGCCGCAGGCTTCCCAGCGGAATCTATCTTGCCCGCCTGAAGACCGAATCGGGAGATCTGCAGTCCCGGAAACTGGTTCTTCTCAAGTAG
- a CDS encoding alkaline phosphatase D family protein, which yields MKLSLVLLLLPLLAQAAITHGPVVGAVTHESARIVIRTDNSSTFHFELSPVIDDYSLAIVSTEVTTSWSEDYFGIVDVSGLEAGVLYSYRAILDGEATETLGSFRSFPEPGSVPESFSFGFGSGQQNVTDGASNDGRIWAEVDAADLDFFVHLGDWTYPDYAWEVDHGFPPYFHQVPGRVTESYKTRYDPDYPMNEIFDTLPLAYVYDDHDYTHNNSDGSYSEKFNSLQGYLDCFPGYPLPNPEEGVFHSFRYGNAEFFMLDTRTQRDPNSNGFRYHEEWLEDPSVKIRFDPDESHRLLGETQMNWLLDALASSEATWKFLVSTMTWNPGNRAVLELAASFQGDPRFDPVDTPIGSYSAATVAIEASDGGSGFPSVAERLVDGIVENQVENVIFITGDSHTVAIDKGENSLIPEIMAGGLDRTNSMVVAYQEVFGIFTWSGEGQHIWQGNFDEHYGKVTVNGDESVLLEAYDPNGNLIASHTLEEGFLPEKVNLTVSTSGYDFGEVKAGYSASFPISLINTGADPLEILSLSDPGEFFSLRGLDIDMNEEPELSTPFTLLPGEKQVLGFGFEPQEEGAYDTDILIESNDPDGVQLIHLSGTATEADSLPGPLLSRNFPNPFNPETSIHFRIAERGQVRIDLMDVRGRRVDVILDEFREAGAHEIDYRPDALSSGLYLYRIEHRGQVMVRRMMLLQ from the coding sequence ATGAAACTCTCTCTCGTTCTCTTGCTCCTGCCACTCCTTGCGCAAGCTGCCATTACTCATGGTCCCGTAGTCGGTGCGGTCACTCACGAGTCCGCTCGAATCGTGATCCGCACAGACAACTCCAGTACTTTCCACTTCGAACTCAGTCCGGTGATTGACGACTACTCTCTCGCCATTGTCTCCACGGAGGTCACGACATCCTGGAGCGAAGACTACTTCGGCATTGTGGATGTGTCGGGTCTCGAAGCGGGGGTTCTGTACTCCTATCGTGCCATTCTCGATGGAGAAGCGACGGAAACTCTGGGCAGCTTCCGAAGTTTCCCGGAGCCGGGAAGCGTGCCGGAGTCTTTTTCCTTCGGCTTCGGCAGCGGGCAACAGAATGTCACGGATGGCGCCTCCAATGACGGCAGGATCTGGGCCGAAGTGGACGCAGCCGATCTGGACTTTTTCGTCCACCTGGGAGACTGGACCTATCCCGACTATGCCTGGGAAGTGGATCACGGTTTCCCTCCCTACTTCCACCAGGTCCCGGGGCGCGTTACGGAGAGTTACAAGACCCGCTACGACCCCGACTATCCCATGAATGAAATCTTCGACACCCTGCCCCTTGCCTATGTCTACGATGACCACGACTACACGCACAACAACTCCGACGGTTCCTATTCCGAGAAGTTCAACAGCCTTCAGGGCTACCTGGACTGCTTCCCGGGCTACCCTCTGCCCAATCCGGAAGAAGGGGTCTTCCACAGCTTCCGATATGGAAATGCCGAGTTCTTCATGCTCGACACTCGCACGCAACGAGATCCCAACAGCAATGGATTCCGCTACCATGAGGAATGGTTGGAAGATCCCTCCGTCAAGATCCGCTTCGATCCGGATGAATCGCATCGCCTTCTCGGAGAGACCCAGATGAACTGGCTCCTGGATGCGCTCGCCAGTTCAGAGGCCACCTGGAAGTTTCTGGTTTCCACGATGACCTGGAACCCGGGCAACCGGGCTGTTCTGGAACTGGCGGCCAGCTTTCAGGGCGACCCCCGTTTCGATCCGGTGGACACACCGATCGGTTCCTACTCGGCCGCTACGGTTGCCATTGAAGCATCCGACGGCGGGAGCGGCTTTCCCTCTGTCGCCGAGCGGCTTGTCGATGGAATCGTGGAGAATCAGGTGGAGAATGTGATCTTCATCACCGGGGACTCCCATACGGTTGCCATCGACAAGGGAGAGAACTCCCTGATCCCCGAAATCATGGCGGGCGGGCTCGACAGAACCAACTCCATGGTCGTCGCCTACCAGGAAGTCTTCGGTATCTTCACCTGGAGCGGAGAAGGCCAGCACATCTGGCAGGGGAACTTCGACGAACACTATGGAAAAGTCACGGTCAATGGCGACGAGTCCGTTCTTCTTGAGGCCTATGACCCGAACGGAAATCTCATTGCAAGCCACACGCTCGAGGAGGGCTTTTTGCCCGAGAAGGTCAACCTGACGGTTTCCACCTCCGGCTATGATTTCGGTGAGGTCAAGGCAGGCTACAGCGCCAGTTTCCCGATTTCCCTCATCAACACGGGAGCCGATCCCCTGGAAATCCTGTCCCTGAGCGATCCGGGTGAGTTCTTCTCCCTGCGGGGACTGGACATCGACATGAACGAGGAACCCGAACTCAGCACGCCTTTCACGCTATTGCCGGGAGAAAAGCAGGTGCTCGGATTCGGCTTTGAGCCCCAGGAAGAGGGTGCCTACGATACGGACATTCTGATTGAGAGCAACGACCCCGATGGCGTTCAACTCATCCATCTATCGGGAACCGCGACGGAGGCCGACTCCCTGCCGGGCCCGCTTCTTTCCCGGAACTTTCCGAATCCCTTCAACCCGGAAACCTCGATCCACTTTCGCATTGCCGAGCGGGGACAGGTTCGCATTGACTTGATGGATGTGCGGGGGCGCAGGGTCGATGTCATTCTCGATGAGTTCCGCGAAGCCGGAGCCCACGAGATTGACTATCGCCCGGACGCTCTCTCTTCCGGACTCTACCTCTATCGCATTGAACATCGGGGGCAGGTCATGGTTCGGCGAATGATGCTCCTTCAGTAG
- a CDS encoding NADP-dependent isocitrate dehydrogenase has product MASSKIMWTIVDEAPALASFSLLPLLRAFTQGTGIEIETRNISLAGRICALFPERLPEEQQVPDDLAELGKLTQSDEANIVKLPNISATVPQLQDAIRELQSHGYDIPDYPEEVHSEEDRELRERFSRVLGSAVNPVLREGNSDRRAAISVKKFAQKNPHRMMKDWPESGSKSRVGHMKEKDFFASEKSHTLVGDCRCSILYTDKEGKSSTVREDLNLLDGEVIDSSTMNVAALRAYFAEEMEAAREEGLLLSLHLKATMMKVSDPIMFGHCVSVYYQEALAKHADALEEAGVNLNNGLADLFEKIQKLPEERREAIEKDIEAVYQTRPPLAMVDSRKGITNLHVPNNIIIDASMPNVVRDGGKMWNRADELQDTLALIPDRCYATMYQEIIEDAQRNGQFDPSTMGSVSNVGLMAKKAEEYGSHDKTFEAPADGHFRVMDEQGEVVLEQAMESGDIFRMCQTRDESIRDWVKLAVRRARDSQTPAVFWLDEARGHDAELIRKLKTYLPEHDTEGLEIHILSPKDAMRFSLERIRRGENTIAVTGNVLRDYLTDLFPILELGTSARMLSIVPLLKGGGLFETGAGGSAPKHVQQFLSEGHLRWDSLGEYCALVPSLELIARRGNGKAGVLASTLDQAIGTYLEMEKTPSRKVQELDNRGSSFYLALYWAQALAAQDEDAELKGRFLKVSEELTRQEELIASELLSAQGQAQDIGGYFQPDAGLAERAMRPSATLNAIIDALL; this is encoded by the coding sequence ATGGCAAGTTCGAAAATCATGTGGACCATTGTCGATGAGGCTCCGGCCCTGGCCAGCTTCTCCCTTCTGCCCCTTCTGCGTGCCTTTACCCAGGGCACGGGAATCGAGATAGAGACCCGCAATATCTCGCTCGCCGGAAGGATCTGCGCTCTCTTCCCCGAAAGGCTCCCGGAAGAACAGCAGGTGCCGGATGATCTGGCGGAGCTCGGGAAACTGACCCAGAGCGACGAGGCCAACATCGTCAAGCTCCCGAACATCAGTGCAACGGTTCCCCAGTTGCAGGATGCCATCCGGGAATTGCAGAGCCATGGCTACGACATTCCCGACTATCCGGAAGAGGTTCACAGCGAAGAAGACCGGGAACTGAGAGAGCGTTTCTCGCGGGTTCTCGGTTCTGCCGTCAATCCCGTGCTTCGGGAAGGCAACTCCGATCGTCGTGCGGCGATTTCCGTGAAAAAGTTTGCCCAGAAGAACCCTCATCGCATGATGAAGGACTGGCCGGAGTCCGGTTCGAAATCGCGCGTAGGTCACATGAAGGAAAAGGATTTCTTCGCCTCCGAAAAGTCCCACACGCTAGTCGGCGATTGCCGCTGCAGCATTCTCTATACAGACAAGGAAGGCAAGAGCAGCACGGTTCGGGAAGACCTGAACCTGCTTGACGGTGAAGTGATCGACAGCTCCACGATGAATGTCGCCGCCCTGAGAGCCTATTTTGCCGAAGAGATGGAAGCTGCCAGGGAGGAGGGACTTCTTCTGTCCCTGCACCTGAAGGCCACCATGATGAAAGTCTCCGACCCGATCATGTTTGGCCATTGCGTGTCGGTCTATTATCAGGAAGCCTTGGCAAAACACGCTGACGCCCTCGAAGAGGCGGGAGTAAACCTGAACAATGGGCTGGCCGATCTCTTCGAGAAGATTCAAAAGCTCCCCGAAGAACGCAGGGAAGCTATCGAGAAAGATATCGAAGCGGTCTACCAGACTCGCCCGCCGCTTGCCATGGTGGATTCACGCAAGGGCATTACGAATCTTCATGTTCCCAACAACATCATCATTGATGCCTCCATGCCCAATGTTGTTCGCGATGGCGGGAAGATGTGGAACAGGGCTGACGAGCTTCAGGACACCCTGGCCCTGATCCCCGATCGTTGCTATGCGACCATGTATCAGGAAATCATCGAGGACGCTCAGCGGAATGGCCAATTCGATCCGTCCACGATGGGAAGCGTGTCCAATGTCGGACTCATGGCAAAGAAAGCCGAAGAGTACGGCTCCCACGACAAGACCTTTGAGGCTCCCGCTGATGGACACTTCCGCGTGATGGATGAGCAGGGCGAAGTGGTCCTGGAGCAGGCCATGGAAAGTGGCGACATCTTCCGCATGTGCCAGACCCGGGACGAGTCGATTCGCGACTGGGTGAAACTGGCGGTTCGCCGTGCAAGGGATTCGCAGACTCCCGCAGTCTTCTGGCTGGATGAAGCCCGGGGCCACGATGCTGAACTCATCCGGAAGCTAAAGACCTATCTGCCCGAGCATGACACGGAGGGCCTGGAAATCCACATCCTGAGTCCCAAGGATGCCATGCGCTTCAGCCTGGAGCGAATCCGCCGCGGGGAAAACACGATTGCCGTGACCGGAAATGTGCTTCGTGACTACCTCACCGATCTGTTTCCCATTCTGGAACTCGGAACCAGTGCCCGCATGCTTTCGATTGTGCCCCTGCTCAAGGGAGGCGGTCTCTTTGAAACCGGTGCCGGAGGCTCTGCCCCCAAACACGTTCAGCAGTTCCTCTCAGAAGGCCACCTGCGCTGGGACTCCCTGGGGGAGTACTGCGCTCTCGTTCCCTCTCTTGAGTTGATCGCAAGGCGCGGAAACGGGAAGGCAGGAGTTCTGGCCTCCACGCTGGATCAGGCGATTGGCACTTACCTGGAAATGGAAAAAACTCCGTCCCGCAAGGTCCAGGAACTGGACAACCGGGGAAGCTCCTTCTATCTCGCTCTCTACTGGGCGCAGGCTCTGGCCGCACAGGATGAGGATGCCGAACTGAAAGGTCGTTTCCTCAAAGTGTCCGAAGAACTCACAAGACAGGAAGAGCTCATTGCTTCGGAGCTTCTCTCCGCACAGGGGCAGGCCCAGGACATCGGTGGCTACTTCCAGCCGGACGCAGGGCTTGCAGAAAGAGCCATGCGGCCCAGTGCCACGCTGAATGCGATTATCGACGCTCTCTTGTAG
- a CDS encoding FlgD immunoglobulin-like domain containing protein, whose amino-acid sequence MAISCLAQPLRHGAGGAGWLHAGAFHPVDSDVLVIGLDVSGICRSDDSGTNWYPWNEGLANIHEAQSNYIEDLIGVDAEGWTGFYAATRGGLFRAREDGAWEWLTPPPDFTFDSELFYRPDVISFASLDVNLEFDRLVAGAGRFRWGKTEEFESYPGLADSLFLPWSGGPADQWSVWSLDPSDPAPLPSPLGDCRFGCARDVACRKLDGVDHVAVATPEGIFLYDGSVWMSIADMLYSDYGLDCWNLRMTRRGSLYAAMVRMPGAAAPSGLYRIADLRENLVWEWLGDGTPLEPDGFTMAQTGSQSSQAFAYLGVVEGEGGAEDILYLAARDGLDRRGGLYRAEFSPDEPGSDCTWMHKVWRESDEAFWQADAAGALSPLDPGWLTLWKGNILFPPEIAPSNPDRLLLSIQGRLHLSENGGHAWRQCYSEVNGDWAESLGYDELVTQAIGFLDDGRAVLGNADLGALISRDSSLDGWKWFYPLVDRDTTHETDAAYNREVAEIVVRPDWLGQGEDGLFILCTDITHHGAPSKIMRAWPGESENWINLTRDLETENKFIPTFCFAGDSVIFAPYLESSGPWGPGSTLAATGLLRGRYEGGNWSWETVNSGLGLGYGWNALGSCVLHHEASGRIFLSSELLKTPQGDGPGGIYMLDSPEADQWQLVFGVTGDWKNFQSLAQSADGTRLYAGTRGLQGMGYGGVLRCEDPVGAPEDWQVIANGDSPSFGFELPFFGIGWSEMDANRKLTDIQALAVDPLNADIVFASQNSSRFQISEGLWVFNLAGDQGWSRLNYGTPIAQLGAQALEFSPLDPVRLGIGTAGMQFWTLRTDSLGGSTGAGTSGGWNGLHLLAATWKGTRADIRYTLAAPAPVELGIYDVRGRLVIRRRVPRAGTGENSLAWFGRDERGERMTSGIYLLRLSAAGAAASGKLLLLR is encoded by the coding sequence ATGGCGATCTCCTGCCTCGCCCAGCCGCTGCGCCACGGAGCAGGCGGTGCGGGCTGGCTGCATGCAGGTGCCTTCCATCCCGTCGATTCGGACGTTCTGGTCATAGGACTGGACGTTTCCGGCATATGCCGCAGCGATGATTCAGGCACAAACTGGTATCCCTGGAACGAAGGGCTCGCCAACATTCACGAGGCGCAAAGCAACTACATCGAGGACCTGATCGGCGTCGATGCGGAGGGCTGGACGGGTTTCTATGCGGCCACGCGAGGAGGGCTCTTCAGAGCGCGGGAGGACGGTGCCTGGGAGTGGCTCACACCGCCTCCGGATTTCACCTTCGATTCCGAATTGTTCTACAGGCCAGATGTCATCTCCTTCGCCAGCCTGGATGTGAACCTCGAGTTTGACCGGCTCGTAGCAGGTGCGGGCAGGTTCCGCTGGGGCAAGACAGAGGAGTTCGAGAGCTATCCAGGCCTGGCCGACAGCCTCTTTCTGCCCTGGAGCGGAGGACCTGCGGATCAGTGGAGCGTGTGGAGCCTGGATCCCTCCGATCCCGCGCCCCTACCCTCGCCTCTGGGCGACTGCCGCTTCGGATGTGCGCGCGACGTGGCCTGCAGGAAGCTCGACGGCGTAGATCATGTTGCCGTCGCCACACCGGAGGGAATCTTCCTCTACGACGGTTCGGTATGGATGAGCATCGCCGACATGCTCTATTCAGATTATGGTCTGGATTGCTGGAACCTTCGCATGACCCGTCGCGGCAGCCTATACGCAGCCATGGTACGCATGCCGGGAGCGGCTGCGCCGAGCGGACTCTACCGGATCGCGGACCTCCGAGAAAATCTTGTCTGGGAATGGCTGGGCGACGGCACGCCTCTGGAACCCGACGGCTTCACGATGGCGCAGACGGGATCGCAGAGCAGCCAGGCCTTCGCTTATCTGGGAGTCGTCGAAGGCGAGGGGGGCGCAGAGGATATCCTCTATCTGGCCGCGCGTGACGGTCTCGACAGGCGGGGAGGTCTCTATCGTGCCGAATTTTCGCCCGACGAACCCGGCTCTGACTGCACATGGATGCACAAGGTCTGGAGGGAGTCCGACGAGGCCTTCTGGCAGGCCGATGCCGCAGGCGCCTTGTCGCCCCTGGATCCGGGCTGGCTGACGCTCTGGAAGGGGAACATCCTTTTCCCGCCGGAGATCGCCCCCTCCAATCCCGACCGTTTGTTGCTGAGCATCCAGGGCAGGCTGCATCTGAGTGAGAACGGCGGCCACGCCTGGCGGCAGTGCTACTCGGAGGTCAATGGCGACTGGGCGGAAAGCCTCGGCTATGACGAACTGGTCACGCAGGCGATCGGCTTCCTCGATGACGGTCGTGCAGTGCTGGGTAATGCCGATCTCGGTGCCCTGATCAGTCGCGACTCCTCACTGGACGGCTGGAAGTGGTTCTATCCCCTGGTGGACCGCGACACGACGCATGAGACCGATGCCGCCTACAATCGTGAGGTAGCAGAAATCGTCGTGCGCCCGGACTGGCTCGGCCAGGGCGAGGACGGCCTGTTCATTCTCTGTACCGACATCACTCACCATGGTGCGCCGAGCAAGATCATGCGCGCCTGGCCCGGAGAGAGCGAGAACTGGATCAACCTTACGCGCGATCTCGAGACCGAGAACAAGTTCATTCCGACCTTCTGTTTCGCCGGCGACAGCGTGATCTTCGCGCCCTATCTCGAATCGTCGGGTCCCTGGGGACCCGGATCCACCCTCGCGGCCACGGGTCTTCTACGCGGACGCTACGAGGGAGGCAACTGGAGCTGGGAGACCGTGAACTCCGGTCTGGGGCTTGGCTACGGCTGGAATGCGCTCGGCAGTTGCGTCCTGCATCACGAGGCGAGCGGGCGGATCTTTCTCTCGAGCGAACTGCTCAAGACCCCCCAGGGAGACGGGCCCGGTGGTATCTACATGCTTGACTCGCCCGAAGCAGACCAGTGGCAACTCGTCTTCGGTGTGACTGGCGACTGGAAGAACTTCCAGTCCCTTGCGCAGTCCGCCGATGGCACGCGCCTCTATGCGGGAACCCGCGGGCTGCAGGGCATGGGCTATGGGGGCGTGTTGCGCTGCGAGGATCCGGTGGGCGCGCCCGAGGACTGGCAGGTCATCGCCAACGGGGACAGTCCTTCCTTCGGCTTCGAGCTGCCCTTCTTCGGGATCGGCTGGTCAGAGATGGACGCGAACCGCAAGCTGACCGACATTCAGGCCCTGGCCGTCGATCCCCTCAATGCGGATATCGTCTTCGCCTCACAGAATTCTTCGCGCTTCCAGATTAGCGAAGGACTGTGGGTCTTCAACCTGGCCGGGGATCAAGGCTGGAGCAGACTGAACTACGGCACGCCCATAGCCCAACTCGGTGCGCAGGCACTTGAGTTCAGCCCCCTTGATCCCGTCCGGCTCGGCATCGGCACTGCTGGGATGCAGTTCTGGACGCTGCGGACCGATTCCCTGGGTGGATCCACGGGAGCGGGGACTTCCGGCGGATGGAATGGCCTTCACCTGCTTGCGGCGACCTGGAAGGGCACGCGCGCCGACATCCGCTACACCCTCGCGGCACCCGCGCCGGTCGAACTCGGGATCTACGACGTTCGCGGGAGGCTCGTCATCCGAAGGAGGGTCCCGCGGGCCGGCACCGGCGAGAACAGTCTGGCCTGGTTCGGCAGGGACGAGCGCGGCGAGCGGATGACCTCCGGAATCTACCTGCTCCGCCTGAGCGCGGCCGGCGCGGCAGCCAGCGGGAAGCTTCTGCTTTTGAGATAG